From Nitrososphaerales archaeon, the proteins below share one genomic window:
- a CDS encoding SAM-dependent methyltransferase, whose amino-acid sequence MLTLVGLGVQGIKSITLEGFEALKESDIIFLDGYTTYIPENFEEELKEIIKKDVIVIFERKKVEEQVDRILDEARRKNVVFAVLGDPLF is encoded by the coding sequence ATGTTGACTCTAGTGGGATTAGGAGTTCAAGGAATAAAATCGATAACATTAGAGGGATTTGAAGCACTAAAGGAAAGTGATATAATTTTTCTTGATGGTTATACAACTTATATCCCAGAAAATTTTGAGGAAGAATTAAAAGAAATTATTAAGAAAGATGTAATTGTTATATTTGAAAGGAAGAAAGTAGAGGAACAAGTGGACAGAATTTTAGATGAAGCTAGGAGAAAAAATGTTGTCTTTGCTGTATTAGGCGATCCTCTTTTT